A single genomic interval of Polyangium spumosum harbors:
- a CDS encoding type I polyketide synthase, translating into MSTFRGSPPRREQAGSEGTPLQRAIAALEKMKARIEAMERAANEPIAIIGVGCRFPGEGEGDEAFWRTLDGGVDAVREIPAERWPAEAIPGQRPEARWAALLDDVKGFDAAFFGVSPREAETLDPQQRMLLEVAWWALEDAGLAPSSLLGSRTGVFIGACSVDYQHIVSQARAGRYDAYCATGTALNTLAGRVSFVLGLQGPAVSMDTACSSSLVAVAQACQSLRMGDSDLVLAGGVNAILSPMTMAMLVETQAMSPDGRCKALDSRANGFVRGEGCGVVVLKRLSDALRDGDRVRALIRGWSVNQDGRSTGLTTPNVLSQQVMLRQALERAHLSPSDIGYIEMHGTGTSLGDPIEAEALREVFGEPRADGSSCVLGAVKSNIGHLEGAAGIAGLIKIVLAMEHQRIPKNLHFRRLNPRIDLQGSPLVVPTEPVPWPRGHEPRRAGVSSFGFSGTNAHVILEEGPAEEKGPMREGSAYLLPLSAKSGAALATLAGAYAERLSSEDGDGLADIAYTASVRRMYHEHRLAVVRSSREELSEALSRYARGEEAAGVARGRVDAKGPPRVVYVFSGQGSQWAGMGAKLFAEEPVYRAKLEACDSILRRYVPWSLLEELGAPEDRSRLGETEIVQPAMVALQGSLVELLRSWGVEPSAVIGHSVGEIAAAHVAGALPLEEALRLAVLRGRIMQKATGLGKMAWVALSADRAARLLEGKEDLVSIAAVNDPDSVVLSGQSSAIDDLLDELAQRRVPTRPLRVNYAFHSPQMETLARELRAALGSLDARPTTLPMYSTVTGEAIRGEALDAAYWGRNVRATVDLARAVLAVLAAGEAHTLLEIGPHPVLLANLQQCAAASGADVRALGTLRRNTPERRAMLEALGALYAQGVDVNFRGVNVGGGRVVSLPAYPWQRERFWIESDFRAQAKADVSSDPLDECVFTVQWRRKQHASATGRLGSVEGAWLLLVDRGGVGKRLAGLLREQGGDCVFVEAGTRYERVDEGSWRIDPSKPEHHERLLADVFGGKERCRGVVHLFGLDAAPWEETTNETLARDLEQSVGAAVWLSRAIVRRDWRDNPRMYWVTRGAQAVEAKGSSASPIQASLWGLVRSLVLEHPRLQSACVDLEPAGATDEARDLLDELLQEDGEDQVALRQKHRHVARLVRGHVAAVDAREHEFVADATYLVTGGLGGLGLSLAPWMVERGARHLVLVGRRAPTEDARERIRAMESAGAEVRVEQVDVSRRSEVEALMASLSATMPKLRGVVHAAAVLADRTLLDTTPEDLRRVFEPKAWGAWNLHAATRAADLDFFVTYSSAASLLGSPGQMNYAAANAFLDGLCAARASEGLSAMSIQWGPFAEVGLAAAMVIRGKRIASRGGASLTPNEGLRALARLLVHPRPVVAVARMDVQQWLEANPHMARSPFFSDLPRRPASPELVKGGGDFLDSLRSAPPEARLGQLEEHVLARVGQVLQLDPSRIDRDAPFSSVGMDSLMALELRNRLEPDLGLKLAPTLLFAYPTPAALVEHLLDRLGLAGEALPSEHGPPMISAGVEAAADPDSPQEGDVEARLEAKLASLEKYFD; encoded by the coding sequence ATGAGCACCTTCCGTGGCTCCCCGCCGCGGCGCGAGCAGGCCGGGAGCGAGGGTACGCCGCTGCAACGCGCGATCGCCGCGCTCGAGAAGATGAAGGCGCGCATCGAGGCGATGGAGCGCGCCGCGAACGAGCCGATCGCGATCATCGGCGTCGGCTGCCGCTTCCCCGGCGAAGGCGAGGGGGACGAGGCATTCTGGCGCACGCTCGACGGCGGGGTCGATGCCGTACGGGAAATCCCGGCCGAGCGATGGCCCGCGGAGGCGATTCCAGGCCAGAGACCCGAGGCGCGGTGGGCGGCGCTCCTCGACGACGTGAAGGGGTTCGATGCGGCCTTCTTCGGTGTCTCGCCGCGCGAGGCGGAGACGCTCGATCCACAGCAGAGAATGCTGCTCGAGGTGGCCTGGTGGGCGCTCGAGGACGCGGGGCTCGCGCCGAGCTCCCTCTTGGGGAGCCGGACCGGGGTCTTCATCGGCGCGTGTTCCGTGGATTATCAGCACATCGTCTCGCAGGCGCGAGCCGGTCGATACGACGCCTATTGCGCCACCGGAACGGCCTTGAACACGCTGGCGGGTCGGGTGTCCTTCGTCCTGGGGCTCCAGGGCCCCGCCGTATCCATGGATACGGCTTGCTCCTCGTCGCTCGTCGCGGTGGCACAAGCTTGTCAGTCCCTGCGAATGGGGGACAGCGATCTCGTGCTGGCGGGCGGCGTGAACGCCATTCTCTCGCCGATGACCATGGCGATGCTGGTCGAGACGCAAGCCATGTCCCCGGATGGGCGCTGCAAGGCGCTGGACTCTCGCGCCAACGGGTTCGTCCGCGGCGAGGGTTGTGGTGTGGTGGTGCTGAAGCGCCTGTCGGACGCCCTCCGCGACGGTGACCGCGTTCGCGCGCTGATCCGAGGCTGGTCCGTCAATCAAGACGGCCGATCCACCGGGCTGACCACGCCCAACGTGCTCTCCCAGCAGGTGATGCTCCGGCAGGCGCTGGAGCGGGCGCACCTCTCCCCGTCCGACATCGGGTACATCGAGATGCACGGGACCGGGACGTCGCTCGGCGATCCCATCGAAGCGGAGGCGCTGCGGGAGGTGTTCGGAGAGCCGCGGGCCGACGGCTCGTCGTGCGTGCTCGGCGCCGTGAAGAGCAACATCGGGCACCTGGAGGGGGCCGCGGGGATCGCTGGCCTGATCAAGATCGTGCTCGCCATGGAGCACCAGCGAATCCCGAAGAACCTCCATTTCCGTCGGCTGAATCCGCGCATCGACCTGCAGGGCTCTCCGCTGGTCGTTCCGACCGAGCCCGTGCCCTGGCCGCGCGGCCACGAGCCGCGCCGAGCGGGGGTGAGCTCGTTTGGTTTCAGCGGAACGAACGCCCACGTGATCCTGGAGGAGGGCCCCGCGGAGGAGAAGGGGCCCATGAGAGAGGGGTCCGCATATTTGTTGCCGCTATCGGCGAAGAGCGGGGCCGCGCTCGCGACGCTCGCGGGTGCATATGCGGAGCGCCTGTCGAGCGAGGATGGCGATGGGCTCGCGGACATAGCCTACACGGCGAGCGTGCGCCGAATGTACCACGAGCACCGGCTGGCGGTGGTGAGATCGTCGCGGGAGGAGCTCTCGGAAGCGCTTTCGCGGTATGCACGAGGCGAGGAAGCGGCAGGCGTGGCGCGAGGGAGGGTGGACGCCAAGGGCCCGCCGCGCGTGGTGTACGTCTTCTCCGGGCAGGGCTCGCAATGGGCGGGGATGGGGGCGAAGCTCTTCGCGGAGGAGCCTGTGTACCGGGCGAAGCTCGAGGCGTGCGATTCGATCCTGCGGAGGTACGTCCCGTGGTCGCTGCTGGAGGAGCTCGGGGCGCCCGAGGATCGGTCCCGGCTCGGCGAGACGGAGATCGTGCAACCGGCGATGGTCGCGCTCCAGGGCTCGCTCGTCGAGCTCTTGCGCTCGTGGGGCGTCGAGCCGAGCGCCGTGATTGGCCACAGCGTCGGGGAGATCGCGGCCGCGCACGTCGCTGGAGCGCTCCCGCTCGAGGAGGCTCTCCGCCTCGCGGTCCTGCGCGGGCGAATCATGCAGAAGGCGACGGGCCTCGGGAAAATGGCGTGGGTGGCGCTCTCCGCCGACCGCGCGGCGCGCCTGCTGGAAGGGAAGGAGGACCTGGTATCGATCGCCGCGGTGAACGATCCGGACTCCGTCGTCTTGTCTGGACAATCCTCCGCCATCGACGACCTCCTGGACGAGCTCGCGCAACGGCGCGTGCCCACGAGGCCCCTGCGCGTGAATTATGCATTTCACAGTCCACAGATGGAGACGCTCGCGCGCGAGCTGAGAGCTGCGCTCGGGAGCCTCGACGCGAGGCCGACCACGCTCCCGATGTACAGCACCGTGACGGGCGAGGCGATCCGGGGGGAAGCCCTCGACGCAGCCTATTGGGGGAGAAATGTTCGAGCGACGGTCGACCTCGCCCGCGCCGTGCTCGCAGTCCTCGCGGCGGGGGAGGCGCACACGCTCCTCGAAATTGGACCCCACCCGGTGCTCCTCGCGAATTTGCAGCAATGCGCGGCCGCGTCGGGCGCCGACGTCCGCGCGCTGGGGACGCTGCGCCGGAACACGCCCGAGCGGCGCGCGATGCTGGAGGCGCTGGGAGCGCTGTACGCCCAGGGCGTCGATGTGAACTTCCGGGGCGTGAACGTCGGTGGCGGGCGCGTCGTCTCGCTTCCAGCGTACCCCTGGCAAAGAGAACGTTTCTGGATCGAATCCGATTTTCGGGCGCAGGCCAAGGCCGATGTGTCCTCCGACCCGCTGGATGAATGCGTGTTCACCGTGCAATGGCGGCGAAAGCAACACGCGTCCGCGACGGGGCGGCTCGGGTCTGTCGAGGGCGCGTGGCTCCTGCTCGTGGACCGCGGCGGCGTGGGAAAGAGGCTCGCCGGGCTCTTGCGGGAGCAGGGGGGCGATTGCGTGTTCGTGGAGGCGGGCACCCGCTACGAGCGCGTCGACGAGGGGTCGTGGCGGATCGACCCGTCGAAGCCGGAACACCACGAGCGATTGCTGGCGGACGTCTTCGGGGGCAAGGAGCGGTGTCGAGGCGTCGTGCATCTCTTCGGCCTGGACGCGGCGCCGTGGGAAGAAACGACGAACGAGACACTCGCGCGCGACCTCGAGCAGAGCGTGGGCGCGGCGGTCTGGCTCTCGCGGGCCATCGTGCGCCGCGATTGGCGCGACAACCCGCGCATGTACTGGGTGACCCGCGGGGCCCAGGCGGTGGAGGCGAAAGGGAGCTCGGCATCACCCATCCAGGCGTCGCTCTGGGGGCTCGTCCGTTCGCTCGTGCTCGAGCATCCCCGATTGCAGAGCGCCTGTGTCGACCTGGAGCCGGCAGGAGCGACCGATGAAGCGCGTGACCTCCTCGACGAGCTCCTCCAGGAGGACGGAGAGGACCAGGTCGCGCTACGCCAAAAGCATCGTCACGTGGCGAGGCTCGTTCGAGGCCACGTCGCCGCGGTGGACGCGCGCGAGCACGAGTTTGTCGCGGACGCCACGTATCTCGTGACGGGTGGCCTCGGTGGGCTCGGGCTGTCGCTGGCCCCGTGGATGGTAGAACGAGGCGCCCGGCACCTGGTCCTCGTCGGCCGACGCGCGCCCACGGAGGACGCTCGCGAGCGGATCCGAGCCATGGAATCGGCGGGCGCGGAGGTGCGCGTCGAGCAGGTGGACGTGTCTCGCAGGTCGGAGGTCGAGGCGCTGATGGCGTCGCTCTCGGCGACGATGCCGAAGCTACGTGGGGTGGTGCACGCTGCCGCCGTCCTCGCGGATCGCACGCTCCTCGACACGACCCCGGAGGATCTCCGTCGTGTGTTCGAGCCGAAGGCGTGGGGCGCGTGGAACCTGCACGCGGCCACGCGAGCCGCCGACCTCGATTTCTTCGTCACCTATTCCTCCGCGGCGAGCCTGCTCGGGTCACCCGGACAGATGAATTACGCCGCGGCGAATGCCTTCCTCGACGGGCTCTGCGCTGCGCGGGCGTCCGAGGGCCTCTCGGCGATGAGTATCCAGTGGGGTCCCTTCGCCGAGGTGGGCCTCGCAGCAGCGATGGTTATCCGGGGCAAACGAATCGCGTCCCGTGGCGGGGCGAGTCTCACGCCGAACGAGGGCCTCCGCGCGCTCGCGCGGCTCCTCGTGCATCCTCGGCCCGTGGTGGCCGTGGCGCGGATGGACGTCCAGCAATGGCTCGAAGCCAACCCCCACATGGCTCGTTCGCCATTCTTCTCGGACCTTCCGCGTCGGCCCGCTTCGCCCGAGCTCGTGAAAGGGGGAGGCGATTTCCTCGATTCATTGAGGAGCGCACCGCCCGAGGCGCGCCTCGGGCAGCTCGAGGAGCACGTCCTTGCGCGGGTGGGTCAGGTGTTGCAGCTCGATCCCTCGCGGATCGACCGAGATGCGCCTTTCTCCAGCGTCGGAATGGATTCGCTCATGGCCCTCGAGCTACGAAATCGCCTCGAGCCCGACCTCGGGTTGAAGCTCGCGCCGACGCTGCTTTTTGCGTACCCCACCCCCGCGGCGCTGGTCGAGCACTTGCTCGATAGGCTCGGCCTCGCGGGGGAGGCGCTGCCCTCCGAGCATGGGCCGCCGATGATCAGCGCAGGCGTGGAGGCCGCCGCGGACCCGGATTCGCCGCAGGAAGGCGACGTGGAGGCGCGGCTCGAAGCAAAACTCGCGTCCCTCGAGAAGTATTTCGATTGA
- a CDS encoding type I polyketide synthase: protein MTTTRHPSGGSTLERALLAIEKLESKLAAVERSRTEPLAIVGMGCRFPGGAESPEALWRILLSGIDVVTKIPEERWGHKTSSPFPVERWAGQIEDIDAFDASFFGLGPQEAADADPQHRMLLEVTWQALENAGITPERLFGSKTAVFMGITSHDYIQRITATAVEPRPYIPTGNAVSFAASRISHVLGLRGPCMSINTACSSSLVALHLACQSLRRGECDMAIVGGANVILSAEVSRQLVSLQILSPDGHCRTFDASGNGFVRSEGAGVVVLSRLSDAKRRGDRILALVRGSAINQNGRSTSLAAPNVQAQAAVIQAALEDARVPPERIGYVEVASNGSPMGDPIELDALKEALGKPREDGSACVLGSIKTNIGHTEAASGMASLIKAALVLNHGLVPRNLHFQALNPHASIEGTPFVLPTREVEWAPGPSSRMAGVSATGLSGANAHVILEEPPPASREAGKPERPAHVFVLSGKTAEGLRDRAEQMLRHLAAHPEQHLGDVCHTLGAGRSHFEHRWAAVVSSHSEALGRLSDFVKNVRSGYLTGRLEKASARRRIGFSFTGSPADAVGSIPSIEQAPPALKEALRRGDDAVRARLGRSVSRLLEGDDGAYSPGSAVDSELALFVLQCALVEAFRAWGIEPSGVLGVGTGECVAAWAAGALEYDDALALAMARARLVDGGDTGELAAALSKIRFASPRRTFLPSLGGDCTVSSLATTAYWQRQVHDAPDPEAGLRALSSPAFVALVRIGRQRAAQDAQPRANAAPELLSSLHGDAPPARALLDCLASLYVRGIEPRWDQLDAPHPYRRVGLPTYPFQRERYWFGSPTIETPVEAHPDGHPLLGHPLAPRADQPDVRAWEKTFDDARRGGLGVQRLVETSSLSSGGLVEVAIAAGREIFGDGPWEIGLALGDPPIIAEGETTTMQVIVTPEGTSAASMGIFFEASDGRAWKRVASGAIRPKPSTDEDDDVAPPSMRPGRRQSVPSTLWETRLEALGLGPEALHIDQLWRKPEETLARVSITRNRAASSFVRAAAAIASITHPAAHGRAWMIDSVEGVSVRPAEADGRAWLRLNWVTNDAWSGRVSAELVDGEGCVTASARRIDLRAQDPASALRAAGKDPFEHAFVEQVWRDAPPSAPRPATKRRWLIVADAGGVGRALAEQLDVGGDMTAIVPAADLEERVLPLEMVLGVSGPFTGVVYLGALDATSNDALTPSTFEREACRNTTVALRVIDRLASQVQVPKLWLVTRGARPVLDTDVALAQAGLCGIGNALSLERPDMWGGSIDLDPGPDTDGAEITRLAQALLSSSAEDQVALRAEKRYVARLARAPIPVARPLDVRSDRTHVLTGAQSALGQEAMRRLVELGARSFLWIEPTTGADPQAPDELGRLSRCFVSQGVEIIVAHADAADTDSLRLAFSRAPLPIGGIVHASGAKDSTPCRLTSRDATQALHETIRTKTLLHWALHALTRDVALDYFIVFSSAASALGWEGLGSDGVAAAFLDGISRHRRRRGLPATTAYIAFPHEERPGRTELQQDILAAGLQGMPPSLSWQAAERMASEGTPAAIAAWVDWELFQQSHRAHMGRPLLEGLVAVRGASSGAAALSKRIAAAEPEQARRLVEIVVRREVARVLGARLEELPQSDRAELSSLGLDSIMGVQLLTSVGHALHVTLPVTTLLHHPTIESITRRVLGTLRKDDPPGGEGADPSGPPGRQGLLVELVREDSKPPFFFAPPLNGTGLVFQSLVHHFGKVHPFYSFNVPGVDTDEPVADRVELIASRFVQEIRKVRPRGPHRLGGYSFGAMVAFEMAQMLTRSGELVEKLVLVDMPVLRQSDDPGTVLLRVARLFSMPIDDEDAFCRLGHEEQVAELASILAEILMLPPEQGESREKLRMYRAHFSAMQSYEPSPYSGAITLLRARHTVDHIAVAGLSPDDPTFGWGALCARPVRILDMPGNHFEALFEPAVVEFARMLRLALDEDEPG, encoded by the coding sequence ATGACGACGACGCGGCACCCATCCGGCGGCTCCACGCTCGAACGTGCCCTCCTGGCCATCGAGAAGCTGGAGTCCAAGCTCGCCGCCGTGGAGCGCTCCCGCACCGAGCCCCTCGCGATCGTGGGGATGGGCTGTCGATTCCCCGGCGGCGCGGAGAGCCCCGAGGCGCTCTGGCGGATACTCCTCTCGGGAATCGACGTCGTGACGAAGATCCCGGAGGAGCGCTGGGGCCATAAAACGTCGTCCCCCTTCCCCGTGGAGCGCTGGGCTGGGCAAATCGAGGACATCGACGCGTTCGACGCGTCGTTCTTCGGCCTCGGCCCTCAGGAGGCTGCCGACGCCGATCCCCAGCACCGCATGCTGCTCGAGGTGACCTGGCAGGCCCTCGAGAACGCGGGCATCACGCCCGAAAGGCTGTTCGGCAGCAAGACGGCCGTATTCATGGGGATCACGTCGCACGATTACATTCAGCGCATCACGGCGACGGCAGTCGAACCCCGCCCCTATATTCCCACGGGAAATGCCGTCTCCTTCGCCGCGAGCAGGATCTCGCACGTGCTCGGGCTCCGCGGCCCGTGCATGAGCATCAATACCGCGTGCTCTTCGTCCCTCGTCGCGCTGCACCTGGCCTGCCAGAGCCTGCGCCGGGGCGAGTGCGACATGGCCATCGTGGGCGGCGCGAACGTCATCCTCTCCGCCGAGGTCTCGCGCCAGCTCGTGTCGCTCCAGATCTTGTCCCCGGACGGGCATTGCCGGACGTTCGACGCAAGCGGCAACGGGTTCGTCCGCTCGGAGGGGGCGGGCGTCGTCGTGCTCTCGCGGCTCTCGGATGCAAAGCGGCGCGGAGACAGGATCTTGGCCCTCGTGCGCGGCTCGGCGATCAATCAAAACGGCCGCTCGACGAGCCTGGCGGCCCCGAACGTCCAGGCGCAAGCCGCCGTGATCCAGGCCGCGCTCGAGGATGCGCGCGTGCCGCCCGAGCGTATCGGGTACGTCGAGGTCGCCAGCAATGGCTCTCCCATGGGTGATCCCATCGAGCTCGACGCGCTGAAGGAGGCGCTCGGGAAGCCGCGCGAGGACGGCTCGGCGTGCGTGCTCGGCTCGATCAAGACGAACATCGGCCACACCGAGGCGGCCTCCGGCATGGCGTCCCTCATCAAGGCCGCGCTCGTGCTCAACCACGGGCTCGTGCCGAGGAACCTCCACTTCCAAGCCTTGAACCCCCACGCCTCGATCGAGGGCACGCCCTTCGTCCTTCCGACCCGCGAGGTAGAATGGGCGCCGGGCCCATCGTCGAGAATGGCGGGCGTGAGCGCGACGGGGCTCAGCGGGGCGAACGCGCACGTCATCCTCGAGGAGCCACCCCCGGCCTCTCGCGAAGCAGGGAAGCCAGAGCGACCGGCGCACGTCTTCGTGCTCTCGGGGAAAACGGCCGAGGGCCTACGGGATCGGGCCGAGCAGATGCTCCGCCACCTCGCGGCGCACCCCGAGCAGCACCTCGGGGACGTCTGTCATACCCTGGGCGCTGGACGCTCGCATTTCGAGCATCGCTGGGCTGCGGTCGTTTCGAGCCATTCCGAGGCGCTCGGCCGCCTGAGCGATTTCGTGAAAAATGTCCGGAGCGGGTACCTCACGGGGCGCCTCGAGAAGGCATCGGCTCGGAGGCGCATCGGCTTCTCGTTCACGGGGAGCCCCGCCGACGCGGTGGGATCCATTCCCTCGATCGAGCAAGCCCCGCCGGCGCTGAAGGAAGCGCTGCGCCGCGGTGACGACGCCGTTCGCGCGCGGCTCGGTCGTAGCGTCTCGAGATTGCTGGAGGGCGACGATGGCGCGTATTCCCCGGGCAGCGCCGTCGACAGCGAGCTCGCGCTCTTCGTCCTGCAATGCGCCCTGGTCGAGGCATTTCGCGCGTGGGGCATCGAGCCTTCCGGCGTGCTCGGCGTGGGCACGGGTGAGTGCGTCGCTGCGTGGGCCGCCGGCGCGCTCGAGTACGACGACGCGCTCGCGCTCGCCATGGCTCGCGCTCGGCTCGTCGACGGCGGCGATACCGGCGAGCTCGCCGCCGCGCTTTCGAAGATCAGGTTCGCCTCTCCGCGGCGCACCTTCCTCCCGAGCCTGGGCGGCGATTGCACCGTCTCCTCCCTGGCCACGACCGCGTACTGGCAGCGGCAGGTTCACGACGCGCCGGATCCCGAGGCGGGCCTCCGGGCGCTCTCGTCCCCGGCGTTCGTCGCGCTCGTGCGGATTGGCCGCCAGCGCGCGGCCCAGGACGCACAGCCGCGCGCGAACGCGGCCCCGGAGCTCCTTTCGTCCTTGCACGGCGACGCGCCGCCCGCGCGCGCGCTCCTCGATTGCCTTGCCAGCCTCTACGTGCGGGGGATCGAGCCGCGGTGGGATCAGCTCGACGCGCCGCACCCCTATCGCCGCGTCGGGCTGCCCACGTATCCATTTCAACGAGAACGTTATTGGTTTGGCTCGCCAACCATCGAGACGCCGGTGGAGGCCCACCCCGACGGCCATCCCCTCCTCGGTCATCCCCTCGCCCCCCGCGCGGATCAGCCCGACGTACGCGCATGGGAGAAGACATTCGACGACGCGCGGCGCGGCGGGCTCGGCGTGCAGCGCCTCGTGGAGACGTCCTCGCTCTCATCAGGAGGGCTCGTGGAGGTCGCGATCGCCGCGGGCCGGGAAATCTTCGGCGACGGTCCCTGGGAGATCGGCCTCGCCCTCGGCGATCCTCCGATCATCGCCGAGGGCGAGACAACCACGATGCAAGTCATCGTGACGCCGGAGGGCACGAGCGCGGCGTCCATGGGCATCTTCTTCGAGGCGTCCGACGGACGCGCGTGGAAGCGGGTGGCGAGCGGCGCCATTCGTCCGAAACCGTCCACGGACGAGGACGACGACGTGGCGCCTCCCAGCATGCGGCCCGGTCGACGGCAAAGCGTGCCTTCGACCCTCTGGGAGACGCGGCTCGAGGCGCTCGGCCTCGGCCCCGAGGCCCTGCACATCGACCAGCTCTGGCGCAAGCCCGAGGAGACGCTCGCGCGCGTCTCGATCACGAGGAACCGCGCCGCGAGCTCCTTCGTGCGTGCCGCGGCTGCCATTGCGTCGATCACCCACCCCGCCGCGCACGGCAGAGCCTGGATGATCGACTCCGTCGAGGGTGTCTCCGTACGCCCGGCCGAGGCGGATGGCCGCGCGTGGTTACGGCTGAACTGGGTGACCAACGACGCGTGGTCCGGCCGCGTGAGCGCCGAGCTCGTCGACGGCGAGGGGTGCGTGACCGCGTCCGCGCGACGGATCGACCTTCGCGCGCAGGACCCCGCGTCCGCGCTCCGCGCCGCGGGCAAAGACCCCTTCGAGCATGCCTTCGTCGAACAGGTTTGGCGAGACGCACCACCGTCCGCGCCGCGCCCTGCGACGAAGCGACGATGGCTCATCGTGGCGGACGCTGGAGGCGTGGGCCGCGCCCTCGCCGAGCAGCTCGACGTCGGGGGCGACATGACCGCGATCGTGCCCGCCGCGGATCTGGAGGAACGAGTCCTGCCACTCGAAATGGTGCTTGGTGTCTCCGGGCCCTTCACGGGCGTGGTGTACCTGGGCGCGCTCGACGCGACCTCCAACGACGCACTCACGCCGTCGACGTTCGAGCGTGAGGCGTGTCGAAATACGACCGTCGCGCTTCGTGTCATCGACCGGCTCGCGTCGCAGGTACAGGTGCCGAAGCTCTGGCTCGTCACGCGCGGAGCACGACCCGTCCTGGATACGGACGTGGCGCTCGCCCAGGCGGGTCTTTGCGGGATCGGAAATGCCTTGTCGCTGGAGCGTCCGGACATGTGGGGCGGCTCGATCGACCTCGATCCCGGGCCGGACACCGACGGAGCGGAGATCACGCGCTTGGCACAGGCGCTCCTGTCGTCGAGCGCCGAGGATCAGGTCGCTCTGCGCGCCGAGAAGCGCTACGTGGCGCGGCTCGCGCGGGCCCCGATCCCCGTCGCTCGACCCCTCGACGTTCGTTCGGACCGCACCCATGTCTTGACAGGCGCGCAAAGCGCTCTCGGCCAAGAGGCCATGCGCAGGCTCGTCGAGCTCGGCGCGCGTTCGTTCTTGTGGATCGAGCCGACGACCGGCGCGGACCCCCAAGCTCCTGATGAGCTCGGCAGGTTGTCTCGATGCTTCGTATCCCAAGGCGTGGAGATCATCGTCGCGCACGCCGACGCGGCGGACACGGATTCGCTGCGCCTGGCATTCTCTCGCGCCCCTCTCCCCATCGGGGGGATCGTCCATGCGTCGGGCGCCAAAGACAGCACTCCGTGCCGGCTCACGAGCCGGGACGCCACGCAGGCCCTGCACGAGACGATTCGCACGAAAACGCTCCTGCACTGGGCCCTGCATGCGCTCACGAGGGACGTCGCGCTGGATTATTTCATCGTCTTTTCCTCGGCTGCCTCGGCGCTCGGCTGGGAGGGGCTCGGATCCGACGGCGTCGCGGCCGCGTTCCTCGATGGTATCTCGCGTCATCGTCGGCGCCGCGGGCTGCCCGCGACAACCGCGTACATCGCGTTCCCCCACGAAGAGCGGCCCGGTCGCACGGAGCTCCAGCAGGACATCCTGGCCGCGGGGCTTCAAGGTATGCCTCCGTCGCTTTCGTGGCAGGCCGCGGAGCGAATGGCGTCGGAGGGGACGCCTGCTGCGATCGCCGCCTGGGTGGACTGGGAGCTCTTCCAGCAATCCCATCGCGCGCACATGGGGCGGCCCTTGCTCGAAGGGCTCGTCGCCGTCCGCGGCGCGAGCTCGGGCGCCGCCGCTTTGAGCAAGCGCATCGCCGCCGCAGAGCCCGAGCAGGCGCGGCGGCTCGTCGAGATCGTCGTGCGCCGCGAGGTCGCGCGGGTCCTCGGCGCTCGCCTCGAAGAGCTGCCGCAGAGCGACCGCGCGGAGCTGTCCTCGCTCGGCCTGGATTCGATCATGGGCGTCCAGCTCCTCACCAGCGTCGGCCATGCGCTGCACGTCACCCTGCCCGTGACCACGTTGCTCCATCACCCCACGATCGAATCGATCACGCGCCGTGTCCTCGGCACGCTGCGCAAGGACGACCCCCCGGGCGGCGAGGGCGCGGATCCGAGCGGCCCGCCGGGCCGGCAGGGCCTGCTCGTGGAGCTCGTCCGTGAGGATTCGAAACCCCCCTTCTTCTTCGCTCCTCCGCTGAACGGCACCGGCCTCGTCTTCCAGTCGCTCGTCCACCATTTCGGGAAGGTTCACCCATTCTATAGCTTCAACGTCCCCGGCGTAGATACCGACGAACCCGTGGCGGATCGCGTGGAGCTCATCGCGAGCCGCTTCGTCCAGGAGATACGCAAAGTGCGGCCCCGCGGCCCTCATCGGCTCGGCGGGTACTCCTTTGGCGCCATGGTGGCCTTCGAGATGGCCCAGATGTTGACGCGCAGCGGGGAGCTGGTCGAAAAGCTCGTTCTCGTGGACATGCCGGTGTTACGGCAATCGGACGACCCAGGGACCGTCCTGCTCCGCGTGGCTCGGCTCTTTTCGATGCCCATCGACGACGAGGACGCGTTCTGCCGGCTCGGCCACGAGGAACAGGTCGCGGAGCTCGCGTCGATCCTCGCCGAGATCTTGATGTTGCCGCCCGAGCAGGGTGAGTCCAGGGAAAAGCTGCGGATGTACCGGGCTCACTTCAGCGCCATGCAATCGTACGAGCCGTCGCCTTACAGCGGGGCGATCACGCTGCTGCGCGCGCGGCACACGGTCGATCACATCGCCGTCGCAGGACTCTCGCCCGACGATCCCACCTTCGGCTGGGGGGCGCTCTGCGCTCGCCCTGTGCGGATCCTGGACATGCCGGGGAACCACTTCGAGGCCCTCTTCGAGCCCGCCGTGGTGGAGTTCGCCCGCATGCTCCGGCTGGCGCTCGACGAGGACGAGCCCGGCTGA